In Streptomyces durocortorensis, a genomic segment contains:
- a CDS encoding hydroxymethylglutaryl-CoA lyase yields MKVPAPGLPARVQIHEVGARDGLQNEKETVPTEVKAEFIRRLAVAGLTTIEATSFVHPKWAPQLADAEALFPLIGEIADVGDVSLPVLVPNERGLDRALALGARSIAVFGSATETFAARNLNRTVDESLAMFEPVVARAKAEKAHVRGYLSMCFGDPWEGAVPVAQVVGVAKALMDLGCDELSLGDTIGVATPGHVTALLTALNESGVATPSIGVHFHDTYGQALSNTLAALQHGVSTVDASAGGLGGCPYAKSATGNLATEDLVWMLDGLGIETGVDLDALTATSVWLAEHLGRPSPSRTVRALAASSPAPSSSPASHKE; encoded by the coding sequence ATGAAGGTCCCGGCCCCCGGCCTGCCCGCCCGGGTCCAGATCCACGAGGTGGGCGCGCGGGACGGCCTCCAGAACGAGAAGGAGACGGTCCCGACGGAGGTGAAGGCGGAGTTCATCCGCCGTCTGGCCGTGGCGGGCCTGACCACCATCGAGGCGACGAGCTTCGTACACCCGAAGTGGGCGCCCCAACTGGCGGACGCGGAAGCCCTGTTCCCCCTCATCGGCGAGATCGCGGACGTGGGTGACGTCTCCCTCCCGGTCCTCGTGCCGAACGAACGCGGACTGGACCGGGCGCTGGCGCTCGGGGCCCGGTCGATCGCGGTGTTCGGCTCGGCGACGGAGACGTTCGCGGCCCGCAACCTGAACCGCACGGTCGACGAGTCGCTGGCGATGTTCGAGCCGGTGGTGGCCCGGGCGAAGGCGGAGAAGGCGCATGTCCGCGGATACCTCTCCATGTGCTTCGGCGACCCGTGGGAGGGCGCGGTGCCGGTGGCGCAGGTGGTCGGGGTCGCGAAGGCGCTGATGGACCTGGGCTGCGACGAGCTGTCGCTGGGCGACACGATCGGGGTGGCGACGCCGGGCCACGTGACGGCGCTGCTGACAGCGCTGAACGAGTCGGGCGTGGCGACACCCTCCATCGGCGTGCACTTCCACGACACGTACGGCCAGGCGCTGTCCAACACGCTGGCGGCGCTCCAGCACGGGGTGAGCACGGTCGACGCATCGGCGGGCGGCCTGGGCGGCTGCCCGTACGCGAAGAGCGCCACGGGCAATCTCGCCACCGAGGACCTCGTGTGGATGCTCGACGGCCTGGGCATCGAGACGGGCGTCGACTTGGACGCCTTGACCGCCACCAGCGTCTGGCTGGCCGAACACCTGGGCCGACCGAGCCCGTCCCGCACGGTCCGTGCCCTGGCCGCAAGCTCCCCAGCCCCTTCCTCTTCTCCCGCCTCCCACAAGGAGTGA
- a CDS encoding acyl-CoA dehydrogenase family protein, whose translation MSLDHRLTAEHEELRRTVEEFAHDVVAPKIGDFYERHEFPYEIVREMGRMGLFGLPFPEEYGGMGGDYLALGIALEELARVDSSVAITLEAGVSLGAMPLHLFGTEEQKRRWLPKLCAGEALGAFGLTEPDGGSDAGGTRTTAVLDEARDEWVINGSKCFITNSGTDITELVTVTAVTGRKEDGRPLISAIIVPSGTPGFTVAAPYSKVGWNASDTRELSFSDVRVPAANLLGEPGRGYAQFLRILDEGRIAISALATGLAQGCVDESVKYAAERHAFGRPIGANQAIQFKIADMEMRAHMARIGWRDAASRLVAGEPFKKEAAIAKLYSSTVAVDNAREATQIHGGYGFMNEYPVARMWRDSKILEIGEGTSEVQRMLIARELGLPS comes from the coding sequence ATGTCCCTGGACCACCGGCTGACCGCCGAGCACGAGGAACTGCGCCGCACGGTCGAGGAGTTCGCGCACGACGTGGTCGCGCCGAAGATCGGCGACTTCTACGAACGCCATGAGTTCCCGTACGAGATCGTGCGCGAGATGGGCCGGATGGGCCTGTTCGGGCTGCCGTTCCCGGAGGAGTACGGCGGTATGGGCGGCGACTATCTGGCGCTCGGGATCGCCCTGGAGGAGCTGGCCCGGGTCGACTCCTCGGTGGCGATCACCCTGGAGGCCGGGGTCTCGCTGGGCGCGATGCCGCTCCACCTCTTCGGCACGGAGGAGCAGAAACGTCGCTGGCTGCCGAAGCTCTGCGCGGGCGAGGCGCTGGGCGCGTTCGGCCTGACGGAACCGGACGGCGGCTCGGACGCGGGCGGCACGCGCACGACGGCGGTGCTGGACGAGGCAAGAGACGAGTGGGTGATCAACGGATCGAAGTGCTTCATCACCAACTCCGGTACGGACATCACCGAGTTGGTCACGGTCACCGCGGTGACGGGCCGCAAGGAGGACGGCCGCCCCCTGATCTCCGCGATCATCGTCCCCTCGGGCACCCCCGGCTTCACGGTCGCCGCCCCCTACTCCAAGGTCGGCTGGAACGCCTCGGACACCCGCGAACTGTCCTTCTCCGACGTCCGCGTCCCGGCGGCGAACCTCCTGGGCGAACCGGGCCGTGGCTACGCCCAGTTCCTGCGCATCCTGGACGAGGGCCGCATCGCGATCTCCGCCCTGGCGACGGGCCTGGCGCAGGGCTGTGTGGACGAGTCCGTGAAGTACGCGGCCGAGCGCCACGCCTTCGGCAGGCCGATCGGCGCCAACCAGGCCATCCAGTTCAAGATCGCCGACATGGAGATGCGGGCCCACATGGCCCGCATCGGCTGGCGCGACGCGGCCTCGCGCCTGGTGGCGGGCGAGCCGTTCAAGAAGGAAGCTGCGATCGCGAAGCTGTACTCCTCGACGGTCGCGGTGGACAACGCCCGCGAGGCGACGCAGATCCACGGCGGCTACGGCTTCATGAACGAGTACCCGGTGGCGCGGATGTGGCGCGACTCGAAGATTCTGGAGATCGGTGAGGGGACGAGCGAGGTGCAGCGGATGCTGATCGCACGGGAGTTGGGTCTGCCGTCCTGA
- a CDS encoding siderophore-interacting protein — MTTTATTPDVAPFRFFDLTVLRTRRLGPSILRITLGGPGAEGFRAGGRDQSLSLFLPRPGRREAVVPEGENGAWYPKWRALPEDVRAVMRSYTVRAQRALLDGSTEVDIDFALHGEGGPASRWALTAAAGDRLKALGPAVADNTSVRFRPPAGTDWVLIHADETALPAAAAILEWLPADMPARVWLEVPCTEDRQALNTAAKARITWLVRSEEAVSGVEAVRAAELPEGTPYAWIAGEASGVRSLRRHLVQERGFDRKRVTFVGYWRRGLNEEQVRDTESATGADISE, encoded by the coding sequence CTGACGACGACTGCGACCACCCCCGACGTCGCCCCGTTCCGGTTCTTCGACCTGACCGTCCTGCGGACCAGGCGGCTGGGGCCCTCCATCCTCCGGATCACTCTCGGCGGCCCGGGGGCCGAGGGCTTCCGGGCCGGGGGGCGCGACCAGAGCCTGTCACTCTTCCTGCCGCGACCCGGCCGACGCGAGGCCGTGGTCCCGGAGGGGGAGAACGGGGCCTGGTACCCGAAGTGGCGGGCGCTGCCCGAGGACGTACGCGCGGTGATGCGCTCGTACACCGTGCGGGCCCAGCGGGCGCTGCTCGACGGTTCCACCGAGGTGGACATCGACTTCGCGCTGCACGGTGAGGGCGGGCCCGCCTCCCGCTGGGCGCTGACCGCCGCGGCCGGGGACCGGCTGAAGGCGCTGGGGCCCGCCGTCGCGGACAACACCTCCGTACGCTTCCGGCCGCCGGCGGGCACCGACTGGGTCCTGATCCATGCCGACGAGACCGCCCTGCCCGCTGCCGCCGCCATCCTGGAGTGGCTGCCCGCCGACATGCCCGCCCGGGTCTGGCTGGAGGTCCCGTGCACCGAGGACCGGCAGGCCCTGAACACCGCGGCGAAGGCCCGGATCACCTGGCTCGTACGGAGCGAGGAGGCCGTCTCCGGCGTGGAGGCCGTGCGCGCCGCCGAGCTGCCCGAGGGCACGCCGTACGCCTGGATCGCGGGCGAGGCCTCCGGGGTGCGGTCGCTGCGCCGCCATCTCGTCCAGGAGCGGGGCTTCGACCGCAAGCGCGTGACGTTCGTCGGCTACTGGCGGCGCGGGCTCAACGAGGAGCAGGTGCGCGACACGGAGTCGGCCACCGGGGCCGACATCTCGGAGTAG
- a CDS encoding pyridoxal phosphate-dependent decarboxylase family protein, producing the protein MRSHLLNNTTAEHYRSTVSAGVDRVAAALAATERPFSGVGVDELAPVVDAIDLDRPLGDASAALDELGEVYLRDAVYFHHPRYLGHLNCPVVIPAVLGEAVLSAINSSLDTWDQSAGGTLIERRLIDWTTERIGLGPAADGVFTSGGTQSNLQALLLAREEAKVRPEHLTRLRIFTSECSHFSVQKSAKLLGLGPDAVVSVPVDRTKRMQTVALAHALEQCVAEGAIPMAVVATAGTTDFGSIDPLPEIAALCEKFAVWMHVDAAYGCGLLASRERRGLLEGIAHADSVTVDYHKSFFQPVSSSALLVRDRATLRHATYHAEYLNPRRMAEERIPNQVDKSLQTTRRFDALKLWMTLRVMGADGIGELFDEVCDLAAEGWKLLAADPRFDVVVQPQLSTLVFRYIPSGVTSPAEIDRANLYARKALFASGEAIVAGTKVGDRQYLKFTLLNPETTAEDIAAVLDLISGHAEKYLGDSLDRAS; encoded by the coding sequence ATGCGTTCGCACCTGCTCAACAACACGACTGCGGAGCACTATCGGAGCACCGTCTCCGCAGGAGTGGACCGGGTCGCGGCCGCCCTCGCCGCCACCGAGAGGCCCTTCAGCGGGGTCGGTGTCGACGAACTCGCCCCCGTCGTCGACGCGATCGACCTCGACCGGCCACTGGGCGATGCCTCCGCCGCCCTGGACGAGCTCGGCGAGGTCTACCTCCGCGACGCCGTCTACTTCCACCACCCCCGCTACCTCGGGCATCTCAACTGCCCAGTCGTCATCCCCGCCGTGCTCGGCGAGGCCGTACTCTCCGCGATCAACTCCTCCCTGGACACCTGGGACCAGAGCGCGGGCGGCACCCTCATCGAGCGCCGGCTGATCGACTGGACCACCGAGCGGATCGGGCTCGGCCCGGCCGCCGACGGGGTCTTCACCAGCGGCGGTACGCAGTCCAACCTCCAGGCCCTGCTGCTGGCGCGGGAGGAGGCGAAGGTCCGGCCCGAGCACCTCACCCGGCTGCGGATCTTCACCTCCGAGTGCAGCCACTTCAGCGTCCAGAAGTCCGCCAAACTCCTCGGCCTCGGCCCGGACGCCGTCGTCTCCGTCCCCGTCGACCGCACCAAGCGCATGCAGACCGTGGCCCTCGCCCACGCCCTGGAGCAGTGTGTCGCCGAGGGCGCCATCCCGATGGCCGTCGTCGCGACCGCCGGCACCACGGACTTCGGGTCCATCGACCCGCTGCCCGAGATCGCCGCGCTCTGCGAGAAGTTCGCCGTCTGGATGCACGTGGACGCCGCGTACGGCTGCGGACTGCTCGCCTCCCGCGAGCGGCGCGGACTGCTCGAAGGCATCGCCCACGCCGACTCGGTCACCGTGGATTACCACAAGTCCTTCTTCCAGCCCGTGAGTTCGTCGGCCCTGCTGGTCCGCGACCGGGCGACCCTGCGGCACGCCACGTACCACGCGGAGTATCTGAACCCGCGCCGGATGGCCGAGGAGCGGATACCCAACCAGGTCGACAAGTCCCTCCAGACGACCCGCCGGTTCGACGCGCTCAAGCTGTGGATGACGCTGCGCGTCATGGGCGCCGACGGCATCGGCGAACTGTTCGACGAGGTCTGCGACCTGGCCGCCGAGGGCTGGAAGCTGCTCGCCGCCGACCCGCGCTTCGACGTGGTGGTCCAGCCGCAGCTCTCCACGCTCGTCTTCCGCTACATCCCGTCCGGCGTCACCTCCCCGGCCGAGATCGACCGGGCCAACCTTTACGCCCGCAAGGCGCTGTTCGCATCCGGCGAGGCCATCGTCGCGGGCACCAAGGTCGGTGACCGCCAGTACCTGAAGTTCACCCTGCTCAACCCCGAAACGACCGCGGAGGACATCGCCGCGGTTCTCGATCTCATCTCCGGCCACGCCGAGAAGTACCTGGGAGACTCCCTTGACCGCGCTTCCTGA
- a CDS encoding lysine N(6)-hydroxylase/L-ornithine N(5)-oxygenase family protein: MTALPDPHDFIGIGLGPFNLGLACLTEPIDELNGVFLESKPDFEWHAGMFLEGAHLQTPFMSDLVTMADPTSPYSFLNYLKERGRLYSFYIRENFYPLRTEYNDYCRWAAAKLSSIRFNETVELVTYDEDTALYTVRTASGEEFRARHLVLGTGTPPYIPEPCQGLGGDFIHNSRYLEGKAELQKKKSITLVGSGQSAAEIYYDLLSEIDVHGYRLNWVTRSPRFFPLEYTKLTLEMTSPEYIDYFHALPEETRYRLETGQKGLFKGIDGELIDAIFDLLYQKHLPGPVPTRLITNSALTSARYDEKGGAYSLGLRQEEQGKDYSLTTEGLILATGYRYEAPAFLAPVAGRLRHDSRGRFDVARNYSIDTTGRGVFLQNASVHTHSITSPDLGMGAYRNAYIIGELLGREVYPVEKSIAFQEFAV; encoded by the coding sequence TTGACCGCGCTTCCTGACCCCCACGACTTCATCGGGATCGGGCTCGGCCCGTTCAATCTCGGACTGGCCTGTCTGACCGAGCCGATCGACGAACTCAACGGTGTCTTCCTGGAGTCCAAGCCGGACTTCGAGTGGCACGCCGGGATGTTCCTCGAAGGGGCCCATCTCCAGACGCCGTTCATGTCGGACCTGGTCACCATGGCCGACCCGACCTCGCCGTACTCGTTCCTGAACTACCTCAAAGAGCGGGGCAGGCTCTACTCGTTCTACATCCGGGAGAACTTCTACCCGCTGCGGACCGAGTACAACGACTACTGCCGCTGGGCCGCCGCGAAACTGAGCAGTATCCGGTTCAACGAGACCGTCGAACTCGTGACGTACGACGAGGACACGGCCCTCTACACCGTACGGACCGCCTCCGGCGAGGAGTTCCGCGCCCGGCACCTCGTACTCGGGACGGGCACCCCGCCGTACATACCCGAGCCCTGCCAGGGGCTCGGTGGGGACTTCATCCACAACTCCCGCTACCTGGAGGGGAAGGCCGAGCTCCAGAAGAAGAAGTCCATCACCCTGGTCGGCAGCGGGCAGAGCGCGGCGGAGATCTACTACGACCTGCTCTCCGAGATCGACGTGCACGGCTACCGGCTCAACTGGGTGACGCGCTCGCCGCGCTTCTTCCCACTGGAGTACACCAAGCTGACGCTGGAGATGACCTCCCCGGAGTACATCGACTACTTCCACGCGCTGCCCGAGGAGACCCGCTACCGGCTGGAGACCGGGCAGAAGGGGCTGTTCAAGGGCATCGACGGGGAGCTGATCGACGCGATCTTCGACCTGCTCTACCAGAAGCACCTGCCCGGCCCCGTGCCGACCCGGCTGATCACCAACTCCGCCCTCACCAGCGCCCGTTACGACGAGAAGGGCGGGGCGTACAGCCTGGGGCTGCGCCAGGAGGAGCAGGGCAAGGACTACTCCCTGACCACCGAGGGCCTGATCCTCGCCACCGGCTACCGCTACGAGGCCCCCGCCTTCCTCGCGCCCGTCGCCGGGCGGCTGCGCCACGACAGCCGGGGCCGTTTCGACGTGGCCCGCAACTACAGCATCGACACCACCGGGCGCGGGGTCTTCCTCCAGAACGCCTCGGTGCACACCCACTCGATCACCTCGCCCGACCTGGGCATGGGCGCCTACCGCAACGCGTACATCATCGGCGAGCTGCTCGGCCGCGAGGTCTACCCGGTCGAGAAGTCCATCGCCTTCCAGGAGTTCGCCGTATGA
- a CDS encoding GNAT family N-acetyltransferase yields the protein MSRTDTDRPGTGRAEGIGTFTVRPLDPLADAELVHGWVTHPKAAFWLMGDAKLQDVEREYMAIAAHPHHDAFIGLHDGEPAFLIERYDPTEVELKGLYEAEPGDVGMHFLVAPTDTPLHGFTRAVITAVMDFLFADPSVRRVVVEPDVTNSAVQTLNKAVGFEVLREIAKPEKDALLSACTREQFEAATGGNDR from the coding sequence ATGAGCCGCACCGACACCGACCGCCCCGGCACCGGCCGTGCCGAGGGAATCGGCACGTTCACCGTCCGCCCGCTCGACCCCCTCGCCGACGCCGAGCTGGTGCACGGCTGGGTGACGCACCCCAAGGCCGCCTTCTGGCTGATGGGCGACGCGAAACTCCAGGACGTGGAGCGGGAGTACATGGCGATAGCCGCCCACCCGCACCACGACGCGTTCATCGGGCTGCACGACGGCGAACCCGCCTTCCTGATCGAGCGCTACGACCCCACCGAGGTCGAGCTGAAGGGGCTGTACGAGGCGGAGCCCGGCGATGTCGGGATGCACTTCCTGGTCGCCCCGACCGACACCCCCCTCCACGGCTTCACCCGGGCCGTGATCACCGCGGTGATGGACTTCCTGTTCGCCGACCCGTCGGTGCGCCGGGTCGTCGTCGAGCCCGACGTCACCAACAGCGCCGTGCAGACCCTCAACAAGGCCGTCGGTTTCGAGGTGCTGCGGGAGATCGCCAAGCCGGAGAAGGACGCCCTGCTCAGCGCCTGCACACGGGAGCAGTTCGAAGCAGCAACCGGAGGTAACGACCGATGA
- a CDS encoding IucA/IucC family protein has product MTTALADSVAHLSPERWATANRLLVRKALAEFSHERLLAPTPLGEDHFTVRSDDASTEYRFTARLFALDHWQVAAESITRHRNGVELPLDAVEFFIELRHTLGISDEVLPVYLEEVSSTLAGTAYKLTKEPATSGRLVAAGFQAIETGMTEGHPCFVANNGRLGFGVDEYRAYAPEAAAEIRLVWLAARRSRATFTSGAGIDYEALVEGELSEATRERFAGALRGLGLDPDDYFLLPVHPWQWWNKLAVTFAGELAERHLVVLGEGEDCYLAQQSIRTFFNTDHPEKHYVKTALSVLNMGFMRGLSAAYMEATPAINDWLAGLIERDDLLRGARFSIIRERAAIGYHHRSYEAATAKGSPYRKMLAALWRESPVPGLQPGERVATMASLLHTDHEGRSVAGALIAESGLDAQTWLRHYLDAYLVPVLHSFYAYDLVYMPHGENVILVVEDGVVTRTIFKDIAEEIAVMDPDAVLPPQVERIRAEVPEDMKLLSVFTDVFDCFFRFLASGLATEGILDEETFWRTVAACARGYQDSVPYLSDKFKEYDLFEAEFALSCLNRLQLRNNQQMVDLNDPAGALQLVGHLKNPIAGY; this is encoded by the coding sequence ATGACGACCGCCCTCGCCGACAGCGTCGCCCACCTCTCCCCGGAACGCTGGGCCACCGCAAACCGACTGCTGGTCCGTAAAGCACTGGCGGAATTCAGCCACGAACGGCTACTGGCTCCCACACCTCTGGGCGAGGACCACTTCACCGTCCGTAGCGACGACGCCTCCACCGAGTACCGTTTCACCGCACGCCTCTTCGCCCTGGACCACTGGCAGGTCGCCGCGGAGAGCATCACCCGGCACCGGAACGGCGTCGAACTCCCTCTGGACGCCGTCGAGTTCTTCATCGAGCTGCGGCACACCCTCGGGATCTCCGACGAGGTCCTGCCGGTCTACCTGGAGGAGGTCTCCTCCACCCTGGCCGGAACCGCCTACAAACTCACCAAGGAACCGGCCACCTCCGGCCGGCTCGTCGCCGCCGGCTTCCAGGCCATCGAGACCGGGATGACCGAGGGCCACCCCTGCTTCGTCGCCAACAACGGACGGCTCGGCTTCGGCGTGGACGAGTACCGTGCCTACGCCCCCGAGGCCGCAGCGGAGATCCGCCTCGTCTGGCTGGCCGCCCGCCGCTCGCGCGCCACCTTCACGTCGGGTGCCGGAATCGACTACGAGGCCCTGGTCGAGGGCGAGTTGAGCGAGGCGACCCGGGAGCGGTTCGCCGGGGCGCTGCGCGGACTCGGCCTGGACCCGGACGACTACTTCCTGCTGCCCGTCCACCCCTGGCAGTGGTGGAACAAACTGGCGGTCACCTTCGCCGGTGAGCTGGCCGAACGGCATCTGGTGGTGCTCGGGGAGGGCGAGGACTGCTATCTCGCCCAGCAGTCGATCCGCACGTTCTTCAACACCGACCACCCGGAGAAGCACTACGTCAAAACGGCGCTGTCCGTCCTCAACATGGGCTTCATGCGCGGGCTTTCGGCCGCGTACATGGAGGCCACCCCGGCGATCAACGACTGGCTGGCCGGTCTCATCGAGCGTGACGACCTGCTGCGCGGGGCCCGGTTCTCGATCATCCGGGAGCGGGCCGCGATCGGCTACCACCACCGGTCCTACGAGGCGGCGACCGCCAAGGGCTCCCCGTACCGGAAGATGCTCGCCGCCCTGTGGCGCGAGAGCCCGGTGCCGGGCCTCCAGCCGGGCGAGCGGGTGGCGACGATGGCCTCCCTGCTCCACACCGACCACGAGGGCCGCTCGGTGGCCGGGGCGCTGATCGCCGAATCCGGGCTGGACGCGCAGACGTGGCTGCGGCACTACCTGGACGCCTATCTGGTGCCGGTGCTGCACAGCTTCTACGCCTACGACCTGGTCTACATGCCGCACGGCGAGAACGTGATCCTGGTCGTGGAGGACGGGGTCGTCACCCGCACGATCTTCAAGGACATCGCCGAGGAGATCGCGGTGATGGACCCGGACGCGGTGCTGCCGCCGCAGGTCGAGCGCATCCGGGCCGAGGTCCCCGAGGACATGAAGCTGCTGTCGGTCTTCACCGACGTCTTCGACTGCTTCTTCCGCTTCCTCGCGTCCGGCCTGGCCACCGAGGGCATCCTCGACGAGGAGACCTTCTGGCGGACGGTCGCGGCCTGCGCGCGCGGCTACCAGGACTCGGTGCCGTACCTCTCGGACAAGTTCAAGGAATACGACCTGTTCGAGGCGGAGTTCGCACTGTCCTGCCTCAACCGGCTCCAGCTGCGCAACAACCAGCAGATGGTCGACCTCAACGACCCGGCCGGCGCGCTCCAGTTGGTCGGCCACCTGAAGAACCCGATCGCCGGGTACTGA
- a CDS encoding DUF4429 domain-containing protein, translating to MAEIIQRDGTWTFDGETVRIVPGGKAHPLRQALGEMSVPVQAVAGISFEPDRKGGRLRLRLRGGACPVLRAADGRLKDGADPYLLTVEKDRTGVAEYFVDEVRNALLIEQVPGTPVDRFLLPGPALPVSGGGGDGTASFDGETIRLTWNWKAEESKTSAGPSSFPLTRIAGVRWLPAIGLEYGYLRFEPTDGPSAAPPKHDPYSLELWGLSKKEYTAVVVAAAVLARLPGADSAVDGPGAAPALTKAAAPAADHDALLRRLRELGELHLAGILTDEEFSTAKQAVLRSM from the coding sequence ATGGCAGAAATCATCCAGCGCGACGGAACGTGGACGTTCGACGGGGAGACGGTACGCATCGTGCCGGGGGGAAAGGCGCATCCGCTCCGGCAGGCGCTGGGTGAGATGTCCGTGCCGGTCCAGGCCGTGGCGGGCATCTCGTTCGAGCCGGACCGCAAGGGCGGGCGGCTACGGCTGCGGCTGCGCGGCGGCGCCTGCCCGGTGCTGCGGGCCGCCGACGGCCGCCTCAAGGACGGCGCGGACCCCTATCTGCTGACCGTGGAGAAGGACCGCACGGGCGTCGCGGAGTACTTCGTCGACGAGGTCCGCAACGCGCTGCTGATCGAGCAGGTCCCGGGCACCCCGGTGGACCGCTTCCTGCTGCCCGGCCCGGCGCTGCCGGTCTCCGGCGGGGGCGGCGACGGCACGGCGTCCTTCGACGGCGAGACCATACGGCTCACCTGGAACTGGAAGGCCGAGGAGTCCAAGACCTCGGCCGGACCCTCTTCCTTCCCGCTGACGCGGATCGCGGGGGTGCGCTGGCTGCCCGCGATCGGCCTGGAGTACGGCTACCTCCGCTTCGAGCCGACGGACGGCCCCTCCGCGGCGCCGCCGAAGCACGACCCGTACTCCCTGGAGCTGTGGGGGCTGTCGAAGAAGGAGTACACCGCGGTGGTGGTCGCGGCGGCGGTGCTGGCCCGACTGCCCGGGGCCGACTCGGCGGTGGACGGGCCCGGGGCGGCCCCGGCCCTCACGAAGGCGGCCGCTCCCGCCGCTGACCACGACGCCCTGCTGCGGCGGCTGCGGGAGCTGGGCGAGCTGCACCTGGCCGGAATCCTCACCGACGAGGAGTTCAGCACCGCGAAACAAGCCGTTCTGCGCAGCATGTGA
- the glmS gene encoding glutamine--fructose-6-phosphate transaminase (isomerizing) gives MCGIVGYIGKRDVAPLLLEGLQRLEYRGYDSAGIVITGKATAGKPGVLKMVKAKGRVRELEAKVPKRFAGTAGIAHTRWATHGAPSDENAHPHLDAENKVAVVHNGIIDNASELRAKLVADGFAFLSETDTEVLTHLIARAQADTLEEKVREALRSVEGTYGIAVMHADFNDRIVVARNGSPVVLGIGEKEMFVASDVAALVAHTRQVVTLDDGEMATLKADDFRTYTTEGSTTTATPTTVEWEAESYDMGGHDTYMHKEISEQADAVDRVLRGRIDDRFSTVHLGGLNLDAREARGVRRIKILGCGTSYHAGQIGAQLIEELARIPADAEPASEFRYRNPVVDPDTLYIAVSQSGETYDVLAAVQELKRKGARVLGVVNVVGSAIAREADGGTYVHAGPEVCVVSTKCFTNTVVAFALLALHLGRIRDLSVADGKRIIDGLRKLPEQISEILANEDEIKRLAAEYADARSMMFIGRVRGYPVAREASLKLKEISYIHAEAYPASELKHGPLALIEPAMPTVAIVPDDNLLEKNRAAMEEIKARSGRILAVAHQVQEKADHTIVVPKNENELDPILMGIPLQLFAYHTALAMGRDIDKPRNLAKSVTVE, from the coding sequence ATGTGCGGGATCGTCGGATATATCGGAAAGCGTGATGTGGCACCGCTGCTGCTGGAGGGTCTTCAGCGGCTGGAGTACCGGGGGTACGACTCCGCGGGCATCGTCATCACCGGCAAGGCCACGGCGGGCAAGCCGGGCGTGCTGAAGATGGTCAAGGCCAAGGGCCGGGTCCGGGAGCTGGAGGCCAAGGTCCCCAAGCGGTTCGCGGGCACCGCCGGCATCGCGCACACCCGCTGGGCCACCCACGGCGCCCCGAGCGACGAGAACGCCCACCCGCACCTGGACGCGGAGAACAAGGTCGCCGTCGTCCACAACGGGATCATCGACAACGCCTCCGAGCTGCGCGCCAAGCTCGTCGCCGACGGGTTCGCCTTCCTCTCCGAGACCGACACCGAGGTCCTGACCCACCTCATCGCCCGGGCCCAGGCGGACACGCTGGAGGAGAAGGTCCGCGAGGCGCTGCGCTCGGTCGAGGGCACCTACGGCATCGCCGTGATGCACGCCGACTTCAACGACCGCATCGTCGTGGCCCGCAACGGCTCCCCGGTCGTCCTCGGCATCGGCGAGAAGGAGATGTTCGTCGCCTCCGACGTCGCCGCTCTGGTCGCCCACACCCGCCAGGTCGTCACCCTGGACGACGGCGAGATGGCCACCCTGAAGGCCGACGACTTCCGTACGTACACCACGGAGGGCTCGACCACGACGGCCACGCCGACCACCGTGGAGTGGGAGGCCGAGTCGTACGACATGGGCGGCCACGACACGTACATGCACAAGGAGATCTCCGAGCAGGCCGACGCCGTGGACCGCGTCCTGCGCGGCCGGATCGACGACCGGTTCTCCACCGTGCACCTGGGCGGCCTCAACCTGGACGCCCGCGAGGCGCGCGGGGTGCGCCGGATCAAGATCCTCGGCTGCGGCACCTCCTACCACGCGGGCCAGATCGGCGCCCAGCTGATCGAGGAGCTCGCCCGCATCCCCGCCGACGCCGAGCCGGCCTCCGAGTTCCGCTACCGCAACCCGGTCGTGGACCCCGACACCCTGTACATCGCGGTCTCCCAGTCGGGTGAGACGTACGACGTGCTGGCCGCCGTCCAGGAGCTGAAGCGCAAGGGCGCCCGGGTCCTCGGTGTGGTCAACGTGGTCGGCTCCGCGATCGCCCGGGAGGCCGACGGCGGTACGTACGTCCACGCGGGCCCGGAGGTCTGCGTGGTCTCCACCAAGTGCTTCACCAACACCGTGGTCGCCTTCGCGCTGCTGGCGCTGCACCTGGGCCGCATCCGGGACCTGTCGGTGGCCGACGGCAAGCGGATCATCGACGGGCTGCGGAAGCTGCCCGAGCAGATCAGCGAGATCCTCGCGAACGAGGACGAGATCAAGCGGCTGGCGGCGGAGTACGCGGACGCCAGGTCGATGATGTTCATCGGCCGGGTGCGCGGCTATCCGGTGGCCCGTGAGGCATCGCTGAAGCTGAAGGAGATCTCGTACATCCACGCGGAGGCCTACCCCGCCTCCGAGCTGAAGCACGGCCCGCTCGCGCTGATCGAGCCCGCGATGCCGACCGTGGCGATCGTGCCGGACGACAACCTGCTGGAGAAGAACCGCGCCGCGATGGAGGAGATCAAGGCCCGCAGCGGCCGCATCCTCGCCGTCGCCCACCAGGTGCAGGAGAAGGCCGACCACACCATCGTCGTGCCGAAGAACGAGAACGAGCTGGACCCGATCCTCATGGGCATCCCGCTCCAGCTCTTCGCGTACCACACGGCGCTCGCGATGGGCCGCGACATCGACAAGCCGCGCAACCTGGCGAAGTCCGTGACGGTGGAGTAG